The Gemmatimonadota bacterium sequence CCATTTGTACATCCACCTGTATTACCTGAGCCAGAGCGCCGAGGATCTGGCCCGTCTCGACGAAGTCTTCCCGGGACGCGAGGGCTTTGTGGGTCTGCCACCCGACTGGGGCGCGGCCAAGGCCGGCATCTGCCCCCCAAAAGCCTGGTTCGCCTTTACCGAAGGCAAAAACCCCGACTACCTCGACCAGGTATTCGACTCGACCTATTCCAGCATCTGTCACAGCCTGGAGCGTTTGGAAAGCGATGACAGCGACCCGGAAACGCGCGAATGCTACCACTTCCAGAAACTCAATCCAGTGCTACCCGAAGCCCTCGTTCAAATGGCCATGGGCACGCCAGCGGCCATATACAACGGCGGCATGCTACAGGCCCACTTGCGCTATTTTGACCCACAACGCCACCGCCCGGGACTGCCGGAACACATCGCGGCTCTGGTTGACCGGATCAGCGCCGACCAGGTCAGCGTATCGCTGGTAAATACCGATCCAGTGGAAAGCCGAGCCGTACTGCTCCAGGCCGGTTCCTTTGGCGAGCACTGCTTTACCCGTGCCCGCCTTGAAACCCGTAAGGGCGATGACCAGTCCATCGAGGTGAACGGCAAATATCTTCGGATAAATCTGGGTCCAGGTACTCAGGCGCGCCTGCACCTGGGACTGAAGCGCTTTGCCTTCCAGCCTTCCTACGCCCTCCCACCTTTTGCACGCCTTCTTTGAAGGAAACAGCATGAGTCGATTGTACTACAGCGAAGAGGGGCGCGTGATGCCCTCTCTCTGTGAAGAATTAACGATCTTTCGGCGGGCACGCAAAACGCTCACACTGCCCTCGACAAACGCGCCGGGAACAGTTTACATACTCGCCCGACCCTACCCGGAAAACGACGCGCCCTTGCGAGTGTCAATGAATGGCGCGGAAGTCGCCGCGCTAAAACCGACCCGACGCGGCGCGTATTCATGGTATGAATTCTCAGTGGAAAAACTGAAAGAAGGCGAGAACACCTTTGAACTGTGGACCGACCACACGGCAATGGCCGGCTGGTCGCTGGCAATGGAAGCGGGACATCCCGCACCGGACAGCGCAATAAGCGATGATCGCGGGCACACCTGGCGCAATGAGCGGATGGGATATCTGAACGCAGTCCTGGGTGAATACGTCATTCGGGTCAGATTGGCTGAAGGAGAAGATCCTCCACCGCCCCCTATGGTATGGGAAAACGCGGATTCATCCAGATTTGAATCCCTGAGACAAATACTACCGCCTGCTGCACGCGATGAGGGACCGTTAATCAAACGGGTACGCGCATTATCATCTTGGCTGGCATCCAGTTGGGAACACACCAGTTCGGCAAGGGCAGAACAATACGCGCCGTGGGATGCCGAAACCCTGTTGGCCTGGGCTCCGGGACAGATTGGACACAATGGAAAACGGCCAGTGGCAATGTGTGTACACTATGCAGCGGCATTTGTGAGTTGCACCCAAGCTATCGGCATACCATCTCGATGCGCGGTCTTGACAGAAGCGGTGAACAGCTTCAACGGACATTTTGTAGCAGAAGTCTGGTTCGATCACCTACGCAAGTGGGTAGTAGTAGATCCGAATACGGACGCACTATTTCTAAAAAACGGGATACCGATGTCAATGGGAGAAATACAAGCCGCGGGGAAGAATCTAAAAACACATATCGAATACGGGCGGGGTACAGAATTCCAGCGCACCTTTCCGCACATCGTGGAATTTATGCGGGAAAATCTGGAAAAGGGAGTTTGTTTTCAGCACCGGAGCATCTGGTTCAGGAGCGACCTACTGGAACACCCCGAGTTTTCACCACCAGCGCACGGATCGCTGAGCTATTGCGAAACCGGCCTCGTGTGGGAACAGCGAGATAGGGAAACGGGATTCGGAATGTTTCCCCATTTTGGAAATAAGGACTATTTCAACGCAGCACCTGTCAGGTAGAATCCGGAGCGATCACATTGGGCCGACTACCAACCGCCGGGGCAC is a genomic window containing:
- a CDS encoding transglutaminase-like domain-containing protein, coding for MSRLYYSEEGRVMPSLCEELTIFRRARKTLTLPSTNAPGTVYILARPYPENDAPLRVSMNGAEVAALKPTRRGAYSWYEFSVEKLKEGENTFELWTDHTAMAGWSLAMEAGHPAPDSAISDDRGHTWRNERMGYLNAVLGEYVIRVRLAEGEDPPPPPMVWENADSSRFESLRQILPPAARDEGPLIKRVRALSSWLASSWEHTSSARAEQYAPWDAETLLAWAPGQIGHNGKRPVAMCVHYAAAFVSCTQAIGIPSRCAVLTEAVNSFNGHFVAEVWFDHLRKWVVVDPNTDALFLKNGIPMSMGEIQAAGKNLKTHIEYGRGTEFQRTFPHIVEFMRENLEKGVCFQHRSIWFRSDLLEHPEFSPPAHGSLSYCETGLVWEQRDRETGFGMFPHFGNKDYFNAAPVR